In one Drosophila pseudoobscura strain MV-25-SWS-2005 chromosome X, UCI_Dpse_MV25, whole genome shotgun sequence genomic region, the following are encoded:
- the LOC4813848 gene encoding uncharacterized protein codes for MPMLPTIEEEGKLSWLRLMWRYRLQFQSMAAASIVFVGSGMRLAWSIFDTPAGKFLNNNNTQNLMMSWFIGAALGALLAAFFVQRVTKNVAYTSSGFLLLMAGVLNLALPQHFGAACYSSVSVGAAYGLTQIQALVTGSEVAHKSIRGMLLSCERIFLWLGVCVQVFYTRVWYNLEPLQRGYAMHIDQLHGILLGALGLAAVVLALAHRLESPLLLLHQERDMAVGDTLKQLNGQSATELVRLREDCHQLHNARDWEQFVEEPEEIPGWHRCARRVLPLLKVLLLRCFATLALSLSFNRAFLVVSWHGLECDMNCLYWLAFAGLVGSLGGAFLVDTQGRRKLCSLSLFIAGIIIVMVGGVFEHLESVKKTFYDINLQAIALLMLLFELIVSGGVAVPALIYTAEAFSIAHKARCLAGILVCEQLLQLGLLLAAFHHCLTDSILFFTIGALSFFFGLLVYMLMPETRHLTLYECLLKFKKVP; via the exons ATGCCAATGCTGCCGACCATCGAGGAGGAGGGAAAGCTGTCCTGGCTGCGCCTCATGTGGCGCTATCGTCTCCAGTTCCAGTCCATGGCTGCGG CTTCGATTGTTTTTGTGGGCTCTGGCATGCGTCTGGCCTGGTCCATCTTCGACACACCCGCTGGCAAGTTccttaacaacaacaacacacagaaTCTGATGATGAGCTGGTTCATTGGCGCCGCCTTGGGGGCCCTGCTGGCCGCCTTCTTTGTGCAGCGTGTCACCAAAAATGTGGCCTAT ACATCCAGTGGCTTCCTGTTGCTCATGGCCGGCGTTCTGAATCTGGCACTGCCTCAGCACTTTGGAGCGGCCTGCTACAGcagtgtgagtgtgggtgCCGCCTACGGGCTGACACAGATACAGGCCCTGGTCACCGGATCGGAGGTGGCCCACAAGTCCATACGCGGCATGCTCCTGAGCTGCGAGCGCATCTTCCTCTGGCTGGGGGTCTGTGTCCAGGTCTTCTACACGCGGGTCTGGTACAATCTGGAGCCGCTCCAGCGCGGGTATGCCATGCACATTGATCAGCTGCACGGCATACTGTTGGGCGCCTTGGGACTGGCGGCCGTCgtactggcactggcccaTCGGCTGGagtcgccgctgctgctgctgcaccaggAACGCGACATGGCCGTGGGGGATACCCTGAAGCAGCTGAACGGCCAGTCCGCCACGGAGCTGGTGCGCCTGCGTGAGGACTGCCACCAGCTGCACAATGCCCGCGATTGGGAGCAGTTTGTGGAGGAGCCGGAGGAGATCCCGGGCTGGCATCGCTGCGCGCGGCGCGTGCTGCCGCTTCTAAAGGTGCTGCTACTGCGCTGCTTTGCCACCTtggccctgtccctgtccttcAACCGGGCTTTCCTGGTCGTGAGCTGGCACGGCCTGGAGTGCGACATGAACTGTCTCTATTGGCTGGCGTTCGCTGGTCTGGTGGGCAGTTTGGGTGGAGCCTTCCTCGTGGACACTCAGGGACGTCGTAAGCtttgctccctctccctgttcATAGCTGGCATCATCATTGTCATGGTGGGCGGCGTCTTCGAGCATCTGGAGTCCGTGAAGAAGACCTTCTACGACATCAATCTGCAGGCCATTGCCTTGCTTATGCTTCTCTTCGAGCTGATTGTGTCGGGCGGGGTGGCGGTCCCGGCTCTCATCTATACGGCGGAGGCGTTCAGCATTGCCCACAAGGCGCGCTGCCTGGCCGGCATTCTGGTCTgcgagcagctgctgcagttgggcctgctgctggccgcctTCCACCATTGTCTGACTGACTCCATCCTGTTCTTCACCATCGGCGCCCTCAGCTTCTTCTTCGGACTGCTCGTGTACATGCTGATGCCCGAGACGAGGCACTTGACGCTCTACGAGTGCCTGCTCAAGTTCAAGAAAGTTCCTTAA